A single region of the Equus przewalskii isolate Varuska chromosome 26, EquPr2, whole genome shotgun sequence genome encodes:
- the POLE3 gene encoding DNA polymerase epsilon subunit 3, translating into MAERPEDLNLPNAVITRIIKEALPDGVNISKEARSAISRAASVFVLYATSCANNFAMKGKRKTLNASDVLSAMEEMEFQRFVTPLKEALEAYRREQKGKKEASEQKKKDKDKKTDSEEPDKSRDEDNDEDEERLEEEEQNEEEEVDN; encoded by the exons ATGGCGGAGAGACCCGAGGACCTGAATCTCCCCAACGCCGTCATCACCAGGATCATCAAGGAGGCG CTCCCGGACGGTGTCAACATCTCCAAGGAGGCCCGGAGCGCCATCTCCCGCGCCGCCAGCGTCTTCGTGTTGTACGCCACGTCCTG TGCCAACAACTTCGCGATGAAAGGGAAACGCAAGACACTGAATGCCAGTGACGTGCTCTCTGCCATGGAGGAGATGGAGTTCCAGCGGTTCGTCACCCCGTTAAAAGAAGCTCTGGAAG CATATAGGAGGGAGCAGAAAGGCAAGAAGGAAGCTTCAGAGCAAAAGAAGaaggacaaagacaaaaaaacagaTTCGGAAGAGCCAGACAAGAGCAGGGATGAGGACAATGATGAAGACGAGGAAAGGCTGGAGGAAGAAGAAcagaatgaagaggaggaagtggaCAACTGA